AACTCATGGGGAGACGAGAAAGGGGCGCAGAACGTCGCCCGGCATCTCCAGGAAAACGGCAGCGACAGTTTTCAGATTCAGGCGGACGTTTCCGATGAGGAGCAGGCAAAAAATTGTGTCGATACAGTTCTTGAGCGATGGGGACGGATCGATATTCTGGTCAATAA
This is a stretch of genomic DNA from bacterium. It encodes these proteins:
- a CDS encoding SDR family NAD(P)-dependent oxidoreductase, translated to MNLTDKIALVTGASSGIGRATAFLLGRSGAKVCVNSWGDEKGAQNVARHLQENGSDSFQIQADVSDEEQAKNCVDTVLERWGRIDILVN